From the Takifugu flavidus isolate HTHZ2018 chromosome 12, ASM371156v2, whole genome shotgun sequence genome, one window contains:
- the LOC130534442 gene encoding beta-arrestin-1-like isoform X1 gives MVVQSQLRWSLLLFTSCLKSQQSDDHFLRESSFLFPRQQHRSSSILFIIISLSSCVQLLIINAMVDKATRVFKKASPNGKLTVYLGKRDFMDQVDQVEPVDGVILIEPEYLKARKVFVTLTCAFRYGREDLDVLGLTFRKDLFVANSQVFPPSAEQETRLTLLQERLMKKLGEHAHPFTFQIPLNLPCSVTLQPGPEDTGKACGVDFEVKAFCAENLEEKIHKSISCCRNSVRLVIRKVQFAPEKPGPQPTAETTRQFLMSDKLLHLEASLDKETYYHGEPISVNVHVTNNTNKTVKKMKISVRQFADICLFTTAQYKCPVATEESDDVVAPSSTFCKVFTITPFLSNNREKRGLALDGKLRHEDTNLASSTLFREGANQDVLGIIVSYKVKVKLVVSRGGLLGDLTMSDVSIELPFTLMHPKPPEPLEPPKPPEPLEPLEPPEPLEPLEPPGPLDQWAHRDGQALTDRNLIEFDTNDDDIIFEDFARQRLTGTNDEMVEEEDEEEQEQEEEEEQEQEEEEEPADAS, from the exons ATGGTTGTTCAGTCCCAGCTGAGATGGAGCCTTCTGTTATTTACTTCCTGCTTAAAATCGCAACAGTCTGATGACCACTTCCTGAGAGAGAGCTCTTTTTtgtttccacggcaacagcatcgctcatcctccatcctctttatcatcatctctctgtccagctgtgttcagctcctcatcatcaaCGCCATGGTGGATAAAGCAACCAG AGTCTTTAAAAAAGCTAGTCCCAATGGAAAG CTCACCGTCTACCTGGGGAAGAGAGACTTCATGGaccaggtggatcaggtggagcCTGTCG ATGGCGTCATATTGATCGAGCCGGAATACCTGAAAGCCAGGAAAG TGTTTGTCACCTTGACCTGTGCGTTCCGTTATGGTCGAGAAGATCTGGACGTTCTCGGCTTGACGTTTCGAAAAGACCTATTTGTGGCGAACAGCCAAGTGTTCCCGCCTTCAGCGGAACAGGAAACCCGTCTGACGCTTCTCCAGGAACGCTTGATGAAGAAGCTGGGAGAACACGCGCACCCGTTCACCTTCCAG ATTCCCCTGAACCTGCCCTGTTCCGTCACGCTGCAGCCAGGCCCAGAGGACACCGGCAAG GCCTGCGGAGTCGATTTCGAGGTTAAAGCATTCTGTGCAGAAAATCTTGAAGAGAAAATCCACAAAAG CATTTCCTGTTGCAGGAACTCGGTGCGACTGGTGATCCGGAAGGTTCAGTTTGCTCCTGAGAAACCAGGCCCTCAGCCAACGGCAGAAACAACCAGACAGTTCCTGATGTcggacaaactgctgcacctggAAGCCTCTCTGGACAAAGAG ACTTATTACCATGGAGAGCCAATCAGTGTCAATGTTCACGTGaccaacaacaccaacaagacagtgaagaagatgaaaatttCAG TGCGCCAGTTTGCAGATATCTGCCTGTTCACCACGGCCCAGTACAAATGTCCGGTGGCCACCGAGGAGTCGGA TGACGTTGTTGCTCCCAGTTCCACCTTCTGCAAAGTCTTCACCATCACGCCGTTTCTGTCCAACAACCGAGAGAAACGAGGCCTCGCCCTGGACGGGAAGCTGAGGCACGAGGACACCAACCTGGCCTCCAGCACGCT GTTCAGAGAGGGAGCCAATCAGGACGTCCTGGGCATCATTGTGTCATACAAAGTCAAAGTCAAGCTGGTGGTGTCTCGAGGCGG GCTCCTGGGAGATCTGACAATGAG CGACGTTTCCATCGAGCTCCCCTTCACCTTGATGCACCCTAAGCCCCCGGAGCCCCTGGAGCCCCCGAAGCCCCCGGAGCCCCTGGAGCCCCTGGAGCCCCCGGAGCCCCTGGAGCCCCTGGAGCCCCCGGGGCCCCTGGACCAATGGGCCCACAGAGATG GTCAGGCCCTGACGGATAGGAACCTGATTGAGTTCGACACAAA TGATGATGACATCATATTCGAAGACTTCGCCCGTCAGCGTCTCACTGGTACGAACGATGAGATggttgaagaggaggatgaggaggagcaggagcaggaggaggaggaggagcaggagcaggaggaggaggaggagccagcaGACGCGTCCTGA
- the LOC130534442 gene encoding beta-arrestin-1-like isoform X3: MVVQSQLRWSLLLFTSCLKSQQSDDHFLRESSFLFPRQQHRSSSILFIIISLSSCVQLLIINAMVDKATRVFKKASPNGKLTVYLGKRDFMDQVDQVEPVDGVILIEPEYLKARKVFVTLTCAFRYGREDLDVLGLTFRKDLFVANSQVFPPSAEQETRLTLLQERLMKKLGEHAHPFTFQIPLNLPCSVTLQPGPEDTGKACGVDFEVKAFCAENLEEKIHKSISCCRNSVRLVIRKVQFAPEKPGPQPTAETTRQFLMSDKLLHLEASLDKETYYHGEPISVNVHVTNNTNKTVKKMKISVRQFADICLFTTAQYKCPVATEESDDVVAPSSTFCKVFTITPFLSNNREKRGLALDGKLRHEDTNLASSTLFREGANQDVLGIIVSYKVKVKLVVSRGGLLGDLTMSDVSIELPFTLMHPKPPEPLEPPKPPEPLEPLEPPEPLEPLEPPGPLDQWAHRDVMMTSYSKTSPVSVSLVRTMRWLKRRMRRSRSRRRRRSRSRRRRRSQQTRPE, translated from the exons ATGGTTGTTCAGTCCCAGCTGAGATGGAGCCTTCTGTTATTTACTTCCTGCTTAAAATCGCAACAGTCTGATGACCACTTCCTGAGAGAGAGCTCTTTTTtgtttccacggcaacagcatcgctcatcctccatcctctttatcatcatctctctgtccagctgtgttcagctcctcatcatcaaCGCCATGGTGGATAAAGCAACCAG AGTCTTTAAAAAAGCTAGTCCCAATGGAAAG CTCACCGTCTACCTGGGGAAGAGAGACTTCATGGaccaggtggatcaggtggagcCTGTCG ATGGCGTCATATTGATCGAGCCGGAATACCTGAAAGCCAGGAAAG TGTTTGTCACCTTGACCTGTGCGTTCCGTTATGGTCGAGAAGATCTGGACGTTCTCGGCTTGACGTTTCGAAAAGACCTATTTGTGGCGAACAGCCAAGTGTTCCCGCCTTCAGCGGAACAGGAAACCCGTCTGACGCTTCTCCAGGAACGCTTGATGAAGAAGCTGGGAGAACACGCGCACCCGTTCACCTTCCAG ATTCCCCTGAACCTGCCCTGTTCCGTCACGCTGCAGCCAGGCCCAGAGGACACCGGCAAG GCCTGCGGAGTCGATTTCGAGGTTAAAGCATTCTGTGCAGAAAATCTTGAAGAGAAAATCCACAAAAG CATTTCCTGTTGCAGGAACTCGGTGCGACTGGTGATCCGGAAGGTTCAGTTTGCTCCTGAGAAACCAGGCCCTCAGCCAACGGCAGAAACAACCAGACAGTTCCTGATGTcggacaaactgctgcacctggAAGCCTCTCTGGACAAAGAG ACTTATTACCATGGAGAGCCAATCAGTGTCAATGTTCACGTGaccaacaacaccaacaagacagtgaagaagatgaaaatttCAG TGCGCCAGTTTGCAGATATCTGCCTGTTCACCACGGCCCAGTACAAATGTCCGGTGGCCACCGAGGAGTCGGA TGACGTTGTTGCTCCCAGTTCCACCTTCTGCAAAGTCTTCACCATCACGCCGTTTCTGTCCAACAACCGAGAGAAACGAGGCCTCGCCCTGGACGGGAAGCTGAGGCACGAGGACACCAACCTGGCCTCCAGCACGCT GTTCAGAGAGGGAGCCAATCAGGACGTCCTGGGCATCATTGTGTCATACAAAGTCAAAGTCAAGCTGGTGGTGTCTCGAGGCGG GCTCCTGGGAGATCTGACAATGAG CGACGTTTCCATCGAGCTCCCCTTCACCTTGATGCACCCTAAGCCCCCGGAGCCCCTGGAGCCCCCGAAGCCCCCGGAGCCCCTGGAGCCCCTGGAGCCCCCGGAGCCCCTGGAGCCCCTGGAGCCCCCGGGGCCCCTGGACCAATGGGCCCACAGAGATG TGATGATGACATCATATTCGAAGACTTCGCCCGTCAGCGTCTCACTGGTACGAACGATGAGATggttgaagaggaggatgaggaggagcaggagcaggaggaggaggaggagcaggagcaggaggaggaggaggagccagcaGACGCGTCCTGAATGA
- the LOC130534442 gene encoding beta-arrestin-1-like isoform X2, with product MVVQSQLRWSLLLFTSCLKSQQSDDHFLRESSFLFPRQQHRSSSILFIIISLSSCVQLLIINAMVDKATRVFKKASPNGKLTVYLGKRDFMDQVDQVEPVDGVILIEPEYLKARKVFVTLTCAFRYGREDLDVLGLTFRKDLFVANSQVFPPSAEQETRLTLLQERLMKKLGEHAHPFTFQIPLNLPCSVTLQPGPEDTGKACGVDFEVKAFCAENLEEKIHKRNSVRLVIRKVQFAPEKPGPQPTAETTRQFLMSDKLLHLEASLDKETYYHGEPISVNVHVTNNTNKTVKKMKISVRQFADICLFTTAQYKCPVATEESDDVVAPSSTFCKVFTITPFLSNNREKRGLALDGKLRHEDTNLASSTLFREGANQDVLGIIVSYKVKVKLVVSRGGLLGDLTMSDVSIELPFTLMHPKPPEPLEPPKPPEPLEPLEPPEPLEPLEPPGPLDQWAHRDGQALTDRNLIEFDTNDDDIIFEDFARQRLTGTNDEMVEEEDEEEQEQEEEEEQEQEEEEEPADAS from the exons ATGGTTGTTCAGTCCCAGCTGAGATGGAGCCTTCTGTTATTTACTTCCTGCTTAAAATCGCAACAGTCTGATGACCACTTCCTGAGAGAGAGCTCTTTTTtgtttccacggcaacagcatcgctcatcctccatcctctttatcatcatctctctgtccagctgtgttcagctcctcatcatcaaCGCCATGGTGGATAAAGCAACCAG AGTCTTTAAAAAAGCTAGTCCCAATGGAAAG CTCACCGTCTACCTGGGGAAGAGAGACTTCATGGaccaggtggatcaggtggagcCTGTCG ATGGCGTCATATTGATCGAGCCGGAATACCTGAAAGCCAGGAAAG TGTTTGTCACCTTGACCTGTGCGTTCCGTTATGGTCGAGAAGATCTGGACGTTCTCGGCTTGACGTTTCGAAAAGACCTATTTGTGGCGAACAGCCAAGTGTTCCCGCCTTCAGCGGAACAGGAAACCCGTCTGACGCTTCTCCAGGAACGCTTGATGAAGAAGCTGGGAGAACACGCGCACCCGTTCACCTTCCAG ATTCCCCTGAACCTGCCCTGTTCCGTCACGCTGCAGCCAGGCCCAGAGGACACCGGCAAG GCCTGCGGAGTCGATTTCGAGGTTAAAGCATTCTGTGCAGAAAATCTTGAAGAGAAAATCCACAAAAG GAACTCGGTGCGACTGGTGATCCGGAAGGTTCAGTTTGCTCCTGAGAAACCAGGCCCTCAGCCAACGGCAGAAACAACCAGACAGTTCCTGATGTcggacaaactgctgcacctggAAGCCTCTCTGGACAAAGAG ACTTATTACCATGGAGAGCCAATCAGTGTCAATGTTCACGTGaccaacaacaccaacaagacagtgaagaagatgaaaatttCAG TGCGCCAGTTTGCAGATATCTGCCTGTTCACCACGGCCCAGTACAAATGTCCGGTGGCCACCGAGGAGTCGGA TGACGTTGTTGCTCCCAGTTCCACCTTCTGCAAAGTCTTCACCATCACGCCGTTTCTGTCCAACAACCGAGAGAAACGAGGCCTCGCCCTGGACGGGAAGCTGAGGCACGAGGACACCAACCTGGCCTCCAGCACGCT GTTCAGAGAGGGAGCCAATCAGGACGTCCTGGGCATCATTGTGTCATACAAAGTCAAAGTCAAGCTGGTGGTGTCTCGAGGCGG GCTCCTGGGAGATCTGACAATGAG CGACGTTTCCATCGAGCTCCCCTTCACCTTGATGCACCCTAAGCCCCCGGAGCCCCTGGAGCCCCCGAAGCCCCCGGAGCCCCTGGAGCCCCTGGAGCCCCCGGAGCCCCTGGAGCCCCTGGAGCCCCCGGGGCCCCTGGACCAATGGGCCCACAGAGATG GTCAGGCCCTGACGGATAGGAACCTGATTGAGTTCGACACAAA TGATGATGACATCATATTCGAAGACTTCGCCCGTCAGCGTCTCACTGGTACGAACGATGAGATggttgaagaggaggatgaggaggagcaggagcaggaggaggaggaggagcaggagcaggaggaggaggaggagccagcaGACGCGTCCTGA
- the LOC130534442 gene encoding beta-arrestin-1-like isoform X4 — MDQVDQVEPVDGVILIEPEYLKARKVFVTLTCAFRYGREDLDVLGLTFRKDLFVANSQVFPPSAEQETRLTLLQERLMKKLGEHAHPFTFQIPLNLPCSVTLQPGPEDTGKACGVDFEVKAFCAENLEEKIHKSISCCRNSVRLVIRKVQFAPEKPGPQPTAETTRQFLMSDKLLHLEASLDKETYYHGEPISVNVHVTNNTNKTVKKMKISVRQFADICLFTTAQYKCPVATEESDDVVAPSSTFCKVFTITPFLSNNREKRGLALDGKLRHEDTNLASSTLFREGANQDVLGIIVSYKVKVKLVVSRGGLLGDLTMSDVSIELPFTLMHPKPPEPLEPPKPPEPLEPLEPPEPLEPLEPPGPLDQWAHRDGQALTDRNLIEFDTNDDDIIFEDFARQRLTGTNDEMVEEEDEEEQEQEEEEEQEQEEEEEPADAS; from the exons ATGGaccaggtggatcaggtggagcCTGTCG ATGGCGTCATATTGATCGAGCCGGAATACCTGAAAGCCAGGAAAG TGTTTGTCACCTTGACCTGTGCGTTCCGTTATGGTCGAGAAGATCTGGACGTTCTCGGCTTGACGTTTCGAAAAGACCTATTTGTGGCGAACAGCCAAGTGTTCCCGCCTTCAGCGGAACAGGAAACCCGTCTGACGCTTCTCCAGGAACGCTTGATGAAGAAGCTGGGAGAACACGCGCACCCGTTCACCTTCCAG ATTCCCCTGAACCTGCCCTGTTCCGTCACGCTGCAGCCAGGCCCAGAGGACACCGGCAAG GCCTGCGGAGTCGATTTCGAGGTTAAAGCATTCTGTGCAGAAAATCTTGAAGAGAAAATCCACAAAAG CATTTCCTGTTGCAGGAACTCGGTGCGACTGGTGATCCGGAAGGTTCAGTTTGCTCCTGAGAAACCAGGCCCTCAGCCAACGGCAGAAACAACCAGACAGTTCCTGATGTcggacaaactgctgcacctggAAGCCTCTCTGGACAAAGAG ACTTATTACCATGGAGAGCCAATCAGTGTCAATGTTCACGTGaccaacaacaccaacaagacagtgaagaagatgaaaatttCAG TGCGCCAGTTTGCAGATATCTGCCTGTTCACCACGGCCCAGTACAAATGTCCGGTGGCCACCGAGGAGTCGGA TGACGTTGTTGCTCCCAGTTCCACCTTCTGCAAAGTCTTCACCATCACGCCGTTTCTGTCCAACAACCGAGAGAAACGAGGCCTCGCCCTGGACGGGAAGCTGAGGCACGAGGACACCAACCTGGCCTCCAGCACGCT GTTCAGAGAGGGAGCCAATCAGGACGTCCTGGGCATCATTGTGTCATACAAAGTCAAAGTCAAGCTGGTGGTGTCTCGAGGCGG GCTCCTGGGAGATCTGACAATGAG CGACGTTTCCATCGAGCTCCCCTTCACCTTGATGCACCCTAAGCCCCCGGAGCCCCTGGAGCCCCCGAAGCCCCCGGAGCCCCTGGAGCCCCTGGAGCCCCCGGAGCCCCTGGAGCCCCTGGAGCCCCCGGGGCCCCTGGACCAATGGGCCCACAGAGATG GTCAGGCCCTGACGGATAGGAACCTGATTGAGTTCGACACAAA TGATGATGACATCATATTCGAAGACTTCGCCCGTCAGCGTCTCACTGGTACGAACGATGAGATggttgaagaggaggatgaggaggagcaggagcaggaggaggaggaggagcaggagcaggaggaggaggaggagccagcaGACGCGTCCTGA